The DNA window GGCGATGTCCAGCCTATGCTCCACGATCAGGAAGGTGACCCCCAAGTCGTCGCGGAGCTTGAGTATCCTGACGAAGATCTCGTGAGCCAGTGTGGGGTTCACCCCGGATATGGGTTCGTCCAATAGGATGAGCTTCGCCCCGCTCATCAGCACCCTCCCCATTTCAAGCAGTTTCATCTGACCGCCGCTCAGCTTGATCGCCGTGTTATCCCAGACCTTGCTGAGGCCAAGGAGCTCCAGCAGCTTCAGGGCCCTCTCAGTCGCGTCCTTTTCGCTCTTGACCCAAGAGCGTTTGAAAAGCGATTTGCGAAACGATTCGCCCGGATTGCCCTTCTCGGCAACGAGCACGTTCTCGAGGACCGTGAGCTTCCAGAACAGATTTGGGATCTGGAAGGTGCGGGCGAGACCTAGCCGATAGGCCTTGAAGGGGGGAAGCCCGGTTATGTCCTTTCCATCGAATATCACTGTCCCAGAGTCTGCCTT is part of the Nitrososphaerota archaeon genome and encodes:
- a CDS encoding ABC transporter ATP-binding protein, whose translation is MASFLEVRELSKSFGNLRALDGVTFDAEAKKVHILIGPNGSGKTTLINAISGFYKADSGTVIFDGKDITGLPPFKAYRLGLARTFQIPNLFWKLTVLENVLVAEKGNPGESFRKSLFKRSWVKSEKDATERALKLLELLGLSKVWDNTAIKLSGGQMKLLEMGRVLMSGAKLILLDEPISGVNPTLAHEIFVRILKLRDDLGVTFLIVEHRLDIALSYVDTVTAMAFGKVVAAGKPELVMADPKVIEAYLGA